One part of the Camelus dromedarius isolate mCamDro1 chromosome 33, mCamDro1.pat, whole genome shotgun sequence genome encodes these proteins:
- the TMSB10 gene encoding thymosin beta-10, producing the protein MADKPDMGEIASFDKAKLKKTETQEKNTLPTKETIEQEKQAK; encoded by the exons ATGGCAGACAAGCCGGACATGGGGGAAATCGCCAGCTTCGATAAGGCCAAGCTGAAGAAGACGGAGACGCAGGAGAAGAACACCCTGCCGACCAAAGAGA CCATTGAGCAGGAGAAGCAAGCGAAGTGA